A stretch of Flavobacterium sp. N2270 DNA encodes these proteins:
- a CDS encoding S9 family peptidase: MKKLSIVAIVVFLNVFSINAQQKISLEEIWTGKFRTEGMDELHSMTNTNQYTVLNYDRTSRSMQIDLYDFATLNKVSTLIDTKNHSELNGIDSYTFNKAENKLLIASNSSPIFRHSFTATYHIYDINSKKLSLVTDKAIQEPSFSTDGTKIAYAYENNLYVLDLISNVTVQITSDGKKNEVINGITDWVYEEEFAFVKAYEWNSTGDKIAFIRFNEKDVPEFSMDMYNQGLYPTQEVFKYPKAGEKNALVSLHIYDLKTNKKADINLGNYTDFYIPRIKWTNDSNTLSAQILNRHQNLLNLHFINATNGVSNIVLKEQDAAYVDVTDNLTFLADNSFIWTSEKDGFNHIYHYDKNGKLKNQITKGDWEVTAYYGYDAKSNKVFYQSVENGSINRDVYSIDLKGKNKKRLTKQTGTNDATFSPNFDYFINSFSSVTKAPTYTLNESILGNEVKKIVSNESLENKLAAYNITPKEFFPLITEKGNKLNAWIIKPTDFDTKKKYPVLMYQYSGPGSQSVANQWNSSNDYWYYMLAQKDYIVICVDGRGTGFKGADFKKCTYKELGKYEVEDQIDAAKVIAGYEFVDASRIGIWGWSYGGFMSSNCILKGNDVFKTAIAVAPVTSWRYYDSIYTERYMRTPQENASGYDENSPINHVDKLKGNYLLIHGTADDNVHVQNTMKMIEALVQANKQFDWAIYPDKNHGIYGGKTRLQLYTKMTNFIIEKL; this comes from the coding sequence ATGAAAAAACTTAGTATTGTTGCAATTGTTGTTTTCTTAAATGTATTTTCAATAAATGCTCAGCAAAAAATTTCACTTGAAGAAATTTGGACAGGAAAATTTAGAACAGAAGGAATGGATGAGCTTCATTCTATGACGAATACAAATCAGTATACGGTTTTAAATTACGATAGAACTTCAAGATCAATGCAAATTGATTTGTATGATTTTGCAACTTTAAATAAAGTTTCTACTTTAATTGATACAAAAAATCATTCAGAACTTAACGGAATTGATTCTTATACTTTCAATAAGGCAGAAAATAAATTGTTAATTGCTTCAAATTCATCTCCAATATTTAGACATTCTTTTACGGCAACCTATCATATTTACGATATAAATTCTAAAAAATTGAGTTTAGTGACCGATAAAGCAATTCAAGAACCTTCTTTTTCTACAGATGGAACCAAAATTGCTTATGCTTATGAAAACAATTTATATGTATTGGATTTAATTTCAAATGTTACCGTTCAAATTACTTCTGACGGTAAGAAAAATGAAGTTATTAATGGTATTACAGACTGGGTTTACGAAGAAGAATTTGCTTTTGTAAAAGCTTATGAATGGAACTCAACTGGTGATAAAATTGCTTTTATTCGTTTCAACGAAAAGGATGTTCCAGAATTCTCTATGGATATGTACAACCAAGGTTTGTATCCTACACAAGAAGTTTTTAAATATCCTAAAGCTGGTGAAAAAAACGCATTAGTTTCTTTGCATATTTATGATTTAAAAACAAATAAAAAAGCAGATATCAATCTAGGAAATTATACTGATTTTTATATTCCAAGAATTAAATGGACAAACGATAGTAATACATTAAGTGCTCAAATTTTAAATAGACATCAAAATTTATTGAATTTGCATTTTATAAATGCAACAAATGGTGTTTCAAATATTGTTTTAAAAGAACAAGATGCGGCTTATGTTGATGTTACAGATAACCTTACTTTTCTAGCTGATAATAGTTTTATTTGGACATCTGAAAAAGACGGATTTAATCATATTTATCACTACGATAAAAATGGAAAATTAAAAAATCAAATTACTAAAGGTGATTGGGAAGTAACTGCTTATTATGGTTACGATGCAAAATCTAATAAAGTTTTTTATCAATCTGTTGAAAATGGTTCGATTAATAGAGATGTTTATTCAATTGACTTAAAAGGGAAAAATAAAAAACGATTAACAAAACAAACAGGAACTAATGACGCTACTTTTAGTCCTAATTTTGATTATTTTATTAACTCATTTTCAAGTGTTACAAAAGCACCAACTTATACATTAAATGAGTCAATTTTAGGAAATGAAGTAAAAAAGATTGTTTCAAACGAAAGTTTAGAAAACAAACTAGCAGCATACAATATTACACCAAAAGAGTTTTTCCCTTTAATTACAGAAAAAGGAAATAAATTAAATGCTTGGATCATTAAACCAACTGATTTTGATACTAAGAAAAAATATCCGGTTTTAATGTATCAATATTCAGGACCGGGTTCGCAGTCGGTTGCAAATCAATGGAATAGTTCAAACGACTATTGGTATTATATGTTAGCACAAAAAGACTATATTGTAATTTGTGTTGACGGAAGAGGAACTGGTTTTAAAGGTGCCGACTTTAAAAAATGTACGTATAAAGAATTAGGTAAATATGAAGTTGAAGATCAAATTGATGCGGCAAAAGTTATTGCGGGTTATGAGTTTGTAGATGCTTCTAGAATTGGTATTTGGGGTTGGTCTTACGGAGGCTTTATGTCGAGTAACTGTATCTTAAAAGGAAACGATGTCTTTAAAACTGCCATTGCTGTAGCGCCAGTAACAAGCTGGAGATATTATGACAGCATTTATACCGAAAGATACATGCGTACGCCACAAGAAAACGCTAGCGGTTACGATGAAAATTCGCCAATTAATCATGTAGATAAGTTAAAAGGGAACTATCTTTTAATTCACGGTACAGCCGATGACAATGTACATGTTCAAAATACAATGAAAATGATTGAAGCTTTGGTGCAAGCAAATAAACAATTTGATTGGGCTATTTATCCGGATAAAAACCACGGAATTTATGGCGGTAAAACACGCCTTCAATTATATACAAAAATGACTAATTTCATCATAGAAAAATTATAA